Proteins from a single region of Desulfurobacteriaceae bacterium:
- a CDS encoding 6-carboxyhexanoate--CoA ligase, which translates to MEKKLYSVKMRSSKNGFHISGAERIVSEKEIEKVSMSLIKRALNHSRGKPDFINLKVEEIKEEIVYISPLPIFEITGFTSPYEVLKKLFDLARIPIDLGLEIYERLFKGPTMRGAMIVEVPSGKRLDPDKERGVRASYLDMDKETERKLKEVAGKGYTQNLKEALTLSTKILSFEGVLAELCVSDDPDYTTGYFSIKGRGYFRIKNIKSPGLPRGGRAIFVKDIELSSFIEYLEKKPIIVKGEPFYSLFSI; encoded by the coding sequence CATATCTGGGGCTGAGAGAATAGTTTCTGAGAAAGAGATAGAAAAAGTTTCAATGTCTCTTATAAAAAGAGCTCTTAACCACTCTAGAGGAAAGCCAGATTTTATAAATCTAAAAGTAGAAGAGATAAAGGAAGAAATTGTCTATATTTCCCCTCTACCAATTTTTGAAATAACAGGTTTCACATCCCCTTACGAGGTTCTAAAAAAACTCTTTGATTTAGCAAGAATACCTATTGATCTTGGATTAGAGATTTATGAACGGTTGTTTAAAGGCCCTACGATGAGAGGGGCAATGATTGTTGAAGTCCCTTCTGGGAAAAGGCTAGATCCTGATAAAGAAAGAGGAGTAAGGGCTTCCTACCTTGATATGGATAAAGAAACAGAAAGAAAATTAAAAGAAGTTGCAGGAAAAGGTTACACTCAAAATTTAAAAGAGGCTCTTACTCTATCTACAAAAATTCTTTCCTTTGAGGGAGTTCTAGCTGAACTTTGTGTTTCTGATGATCCAGATTATACAACAGGGTATTTTTCTATAAAAGGAAGAGGATACTTTCGCATAAAGAATATAAAATCTCCAGGACTTCCTCGCGGAGGAAGAGCTATTTTTGTGAAAGATATAGAACTTTCCAGTTTTATTGAGTACTTAGAAAAGAAGCCTATTATAGTAAAGGGAGAACCATTCTATTCTTTATTCTCTATTTGA
- a CDS encoding polymer-forming cytoskeletal protein, whose protein sequence is MIGGKKNNSSGEIRSILGEGLRINGNIVAEGKVRIDGEIVGDVKGDYIILGESGRIKGNVLTNEIVVMGSIEGNIQSEEVEIKSSGKIQGDIVTKKLFVELGASIEGHVKTGDFSSKEVQIENKE, encoded by the coding sequence ATGATAGGGGGAAAGAAGAATAATAGTAGTGGAGAGATAAGAAGCATTCTTGGAGAAGGTTTAAGGATAAACGGTAATATTGTCGCAGAAGGGAAGGTAAGGATTGATGGCGAAATCGTAGGAGATGTAAAAGGCGACTATATCATCTTGGGAGAGTCTGGAAGAATAAAAGGGAACGTTCTGACCAATGAAATAGTAGTTATGGGAAGTATAGAAGGGAACATTCAGTCAGAGGAAGTTGAAATAAAATCATCAGGAAAGATCCAGGGAGATATTGTTACAAAAAAACTTTTTGTCGAACTTGGGGCAAGCATAGAAGGTCATGTGAAAACTGGTGATTTTAGTTCTAAGGAAGTTCAAATAGAGAATAAAGAATAG
- a CDS encoding peptidoglycan DD-metalloendopeptidase family protein, whose amino-acid sequence MKDGNKNLQLILIEDELGKIKRYQFSKKRLKFLIKFTFIFFFVLMVYSIFLTYLSFSYYKRTEKEISSLRNELAQYKEENKQLKTELSSLKEEKENALSELAKRIEIIDSLMKKVGVKISSEEGGKGGLAIPIDELLKRKDIDISSIIPSLDYIIHNLRTIPLGYPTVGKLTSDFGLRRNPITKRIEFHLGVDLAGTWGTPVRATADGVVVKTGWCGPMGKCLIIKHSKDFSTYYGHLAKFFVKKGDFVEKGQIIGMMGNSGRSTGPHLHYTVRFRDKVVNPLTYMEVFNDRGKEE is encoded by the coding sequence TTGAAGGATGGGAACAAAAATCTTCAACTAATACTAATTGAAGATGAACTTGGAAAAATAAAGAGATATCAATTCTCCAAGAAAAGACTTAAGTTTCTTATAAAGTTTACCTTTATATTCTTTTTTGTTTTGATGGTATATTCAATCTTCCTGACTTACCTTTCTTTCTCCTACTATAAAAGAACTGAGAAGGAAATATCCAGTTTAAGAAATGAGTTAGCTCAATATAAGGAGGAAAATAAACAGCTTAAAACAGAACTTTCTTCTTTAAAAGAGGAAAAAGAAAACGCTCTAAGCGAACTTGCAAAGCGGATAGAAATCATCGACTCCTTAATGAAAAAAGTGGGAGTAAAAATTTCCTCTGAAGAAGGCGGTAAGGGTGGTCTTGCTATACCAATCGACGAACTCTTAAAAAGAAAAGATATAGATATTTCATCTATTATTCCAAGTCTAGATTACATAATACATAACCTACGGACAATTCCTCTTGGATATCCTACAGTAGGAAAACTGACCTCCGATTTCGGTTTAAGACGAAACCCTATAACAAAAAGGATAGAGTTCCACTTGGGAGTTGACTTAGCCGGAACCTGGGGGACTCCGGTCAGAGCAACTGCTGATGGGGTTGTTGTTAAAACTGGCTGGTGTGGACCCATGGGGAAGTGTTTAATTATAAAACATAGCAAAGACTTTTCTACCTACTATGGACACTTAGCAAAGTTCTTCGTTAAGAAGGGAGATTTTGTAGAAAAAGGACAAATAATAGGAATGATGGGAAATTCGGGTAGAAGTACTGGTCCTCATCTTCACTATACAGTTAGGTTTAGAGATAAGGTTGTAAATCCTCTAACTTATATGGAGGTTTTTAATGATAGGGGGAAAGAAGAATAA
- the mnmE gene encoding tRNA uridine-5-carboxymethylaminomethyl(34) synthesis GTPase MnmE: MKDYFCEDTIAAIGTPIGKGAIGIVRISGNNSLKILKEIFRTKSGKKRENFEDRKMHYGLIVDQNEEPVDEVLAVYMKAPKTFTGEDVVEIHSHGGIVIVRKILRLILTKGARLAEPGEFTLRAVINGKIDLVQAEAINELINAQSETGARLALKQLEGKLSEKIKSLRDEILEIKAFIEAAVDFPEEDIEVMEYGNVANRLKKVIKELDRLISSYKDGKVLKEGIKVAIVGRPNVGKSSLLNAILKEERAIVTEIPGTTRDIIEETITFEGIPIKLIDTAGIREAQDKVEKIGIERSLKSLEEADVILFVIDGSCGYTEEDEKIAKILKEKKNVILVVNKRDLGLRVSCEDLKKLGFRCITLSAKSLEGIENLSKEIKSLVLLDPETVFQEEEILITNERHKELLEKAKNSLEKVLNSIQQGFESPEFLSIDLDEALVNLGKIVGYVTTEDMFDIIFSKFCIGK; the protein is encoded by the coding sequence ATGAAAGACTACTTTTGCGAAGACACCATAGCTGCAATTGGAACACCTATAGGAAAAGGAGCAATAGGGATAGTGAGAATTTCTGGAAATAACTCTCTAAAAATTCTTAAAGAAATTTTCAGAACAAAAAGCGGAAAGAAAAGGGAAAACTTCGAAGATAGAAAAATGCATTACGGGCTTATTGTTGACCAGAACGAAGAACCGGTGGATGAGGTTTTAGCTGTTTATATGAAAGCTCCAAAGACCTTTACAGGTGAAGATGTTGTAGAAATCCATTCTCACGGTGGGATAGTTATCGTTCGGAAAATTCTAAGACTCATCCTTACAAAAGGAGCTCGTCTTGCCGAACCTGGTGAGTTTACACTAAGAGCCGTTATAAACGGAAAAATAGATTTAGTCCAGGCAGAAGCTATCAATGAACTTATAAATGCCCAAAGTGAAACTGGAGCAAGATTAGCCCTTAAACAACTTGAAGGAAAGCTCTCTGAAAAGATAAAGAGTTTGCGAGATGAAATTTTGGAAATAAAAGCTTTCATTGAAGCAGCTGTCGACTTTCCAGAGGAAGACATTGAGGTTATGGAATATGGGAACGTCGCAAATAGACTTAAGAAGGTAATAAAGGAACTTGATAGATTGATATCCTCTTACAAGGATGGCAAAGTCTTAAAAGAAGGTATTAAAGTAGCAATAGTTGGTAGGCCTAACGTTGGGAAGTCTTCTCTACTTAATGCAATTTTAAAAGAAGAAAGGGCAATTGTTACGGAAATTCCAGGGACAACGAGAGACATAATAGAAGAAACAATAACCTTTGAAGGAATACCTATAAAACTTATAGATACTGCCGGTATAAGGGAAGCACAAGACAAGGTAGAAAAAATAGGTATTGAAAGAAGTCTAAAAAGCCTTGAGGAAGCGGATGTTATTCTTTTTGTCATTGACGGATCTTGTGGATATACAGAGGAAGACGAGAAAATAGCTAAGATTTTAAAAGAAAAGAAAAATGTCATTTTGGTTGTAAATAAAAGGGATTTAGGGTTAAGAGTCTCTTGCGAGGATTTAAAAAAATTGGGATTTAGATGTATAACTTTAAGTGCAAAAAGTCTAGAAGGAATAGAAAACTTAAGTAAGGAAATAAAAAGTCTTGTTCTTTTAGATCCAGAGACCGTATTTCAGGAAGAAGAAATATTAATCACTAACGAAAGACATAAAGAACTTCTTGAAAAAGCAAAAAATTCTCTAGAGAAAGTCCTTAACAGCATTCAACAAGGTTTTGAATCTCCTGAGTTTCTATCTATTGATCTTGATGAAGCTTTAGTAAACTTAGGGAAAATAGTTGGTTATGTAACTACAGAAGACATGTTTGATATAATCTTTTCCAAATTCTGTATAGGGAAGTAA